One genomic window of Acidobacteriota bacterium includes the following:
- a CDS encoding GTPase domain-containing protein, producing the protein MSFINFAAREINCKIVYYGAGLGGKTTNLQFIYQKTAEQQKGKMISLATETDRTLFFDFLPLDLGSVRGFKTRIHLYTVPGQVFYDASRKLILRGVDGIVFVADSQGERMDANVEALDNLMDNLKEHGYDFNKIPYVLQLNKRDLPNVLAVDQLSKELRKKNEAVIESVAFQGVGVFETLKEIARQVLTELKQGG; encoded by the coding sequence TTGAGTTTCATCAACTTCGCAGCTCGCGAGATTAACTGCAAGATCGTCTACTATGGCGCCGGATTAGGCGGCAAGACGACGAACCTGCAATTTATCTATCAAAAAACCGCCGAGCAGCAGAAGGGCAAGATGATCTCGCTTGCCACCGAAACTGACCGTACCCTGTTCTTCGACTTCTTGCCATTGGACCTGGGTTCGGTACGCGGCTTCAAGACCCGTATCCACCTCTACACCGTCCCTGGCCAGGTTTTCTACGACGCCAGCCGCAAGTTGATCCTGCGCGGAGTAGACGGCATTGTGTTCGTCGCCGACTCGCAGGGAGAGCGCATGGACGCCAATGTCGAAGCACTCGACAACCTGATGGACAACCTCAAGGAACACGGCTACGACTTCAACAAGATCCCGTATGTCCTGCAACTCAACAAGCGCGATCTGCCCAACGTGCTGGCCGTCGATCAACTTTCCAAAGAACTGCGTAAGAAAAACGAAGCGGTGATCGAGTCAGTGGCGTTTCAGGGTGTGGGCGTGTTCGAGACCCTCAAGGAAATCGCGCGCCAGGTTTTGACCGAGTTGAAGCAGGGCGGATAG
- a CDS encoding VWA domain-containing protein, whose translation MAKKSSAIGFAALILLLAGAGWTQQQKTEEVPDAPSASRPIPPPALPTSRPSADQGDQGESSSADQPKTPPKEADPVLNAPPRSDAPAASPDAEEKTAPPPMPPVKTVPEGSVPPDDGAATDVDNTREKLYQLPPVIVTYVVVPVMVKDNNGRLVPGLLPKDFTVLENGQKQPLKFFTSDPFPLSAAVIFDLGMSDSGVRKIQETLPALQGAFSQFDEVAIYTYSSTVSQVSDFTSVSQRLTAVLNQIKTYSGRNNGPPVTGGPLGPQGPTINGHPVDSPIQPVITPPRQSHVMNDAILRAARDLSKRDRTRRKIIFVISDGREIGSDAGYSDTLKVLLTQNVTVYAVGVEGAALPGYGKLQKIHVPKIPMPPGLPDINFGYGNILPKYVSATGGGTVYAENAKLDIEKAYARAIGDARNQYTLAYSARPGGGQYRQIEVRVRRPDVKVYAKDGYYPLPTPK comes from the coding sequence ATGGCTAAGAAATCCAGCGCGATCGGATTCGCGGCACTGATCTTGTTGCTGGCAGGAGCAGGCTGGACACAGCAGCAAAAGACCGAAGAAGTCCCGGACGCCCCGTCTGCTAGTCGACCGATCCCGCCGCCCGCGTTGCCAACGAGCAGGCCGTCCGCGGATCAAGGTGATCAGGGCGAGAGTTCAAGCGCGGACCAGCCCAAAACACCACCCAAGGAAGCTGATCCGGTCCTGAATGCGCCTCCTCGCAGCGATGCCCCGGCGGCCAGCCCCGATGCCGAAGAAAAGACAGCGCCACCGCCCATGCCACCGGTCAAGACTGTGCCTGAGGGTTCTGTGCCCCCGGATGATGGTGCCGCGACTGACGTCGACAACACTCGAGAAAAGCTCTATCAGCTTCCACCTGTCATTGTGACCTATGTGGTGGTTCCGGTAATGGTGAAGGACAACAATGGACGCTTGGTCCCCGGCCTGTTGCCCAAGGATTTCACCGTCCTCGAAAACGGGCAGAAACAGCCGCTGAAGTTCTTCACCAGCGACCCGTTCCCGCTGTCGGCGGCAGTGATTTTCGATCTTGGCATGTCGGACTCAGGCGTGCGCAAGATTCAGGAAACGCTCCCGGCACTGCAAGGCGCATTCAGCCAGTTCGACGAGGTCGCGATCTACACCTACAGCAGCACCGTCAGCCAGGTTTCGGACTTCACCTCTGTGAGCCAGCGGCTGACGGCGGTCCTGAACCAGATCAAGACCTATTCCGGGCGCAACAATGGGCCGCCGGTCACCGGAGGACCGCTCGGTCCGCAAGGTCCGACCATCAATGGGCATCCTGTCGATTCGCCGATCCAGCCCGTGATCACGCCGCCCCGGCAGTCGCACGTAATGAACGATGCCATTCTGCGAGCGGCGCGCGATCTTTCTAAACGCGATCGCACCCGCCGCAAGATCATTTTCGTGATCAGCGACGGACGCGAGATTGGAAGCGACGCCGGCTATAGCGACACTCTGAAAGTTCTGCTCACGCAAAATGTGACCGTCTACGCGGTCGGCGTGGAAGGGGCCGCGCTTCCAGGCTATGGGAAGCTCCAAAAAATTCACGTTCCAAAAATACCGATGCCCCCCGGCCTTCCTGACATCAACTTCGGCTACGGCAATATTCTGCCAAAGTATGTGTCGGCAACGGGCGGAGGAACGGTCTACGCGGAGAATGCGAAACTCGATATTGAGAAGGCCTATGCCCGGGCCATTGGCGACGCTCGCAACCAGTACACGCTCGCATACTCAGCGCGGCCAGGAGGGGGCCAATATCGCCAGATCGAGGTACGGGTACGACGTCCGGACGTGAAGGTCTACGCGAAAGACGGCTACTACCCGCTGCCGACGCCGAAATGA
- a CDS encoding RluA family pseudouridine synthase has translation MSTFPLTLTFAVDDAGQRLDQYLVSKLPEVSRARVQQLIANGEVLVGGKAARASLRLKGGEEVVVTGPPHAAPLRALAEEIPLHIVYEDGDIAIVNKPAGMMVHAGAGATDDARNRGTLVNALLHHFGTLSEVGGDLRPGIVHRLDRATSGLMVVAKNDEAHRKLAKQFSSREVHKTYLALVQGWPKQDRGTIRTSISRDSQRRIRMTAGRPGGREAVTHYVVQRKLSTVYGKFALLQLKIETGRTHQIRVHLSSIHHPVVGDTLYGAAGEMKSESGKVRAAGQSRSVSLDRNFLHSAELELKHPKTGETMHFSSVLPPELEALLVSLGQET, from the coding sequence ATGTCCACTTTCCCACTCACGCTTACTTTCGCCGTTGACGACGCGGGCCAGCGCCTTGATCAGTATCTGGTGTCGAAACTGCCGGAGGTGAGTCGCGCGCGGGTTCAGCAACTGATTGCGAACGGCGAGGTGCTGGTTGGGGGCAAGGCAGCGCGCGCCTCTTTGCGCCTTAAAGGTGGAGAAGAGGTGGTCGTTACCGGCCCGCCGCACGCTGCTCCCCTGCGGGCTCTTGCAGAGGAGATTCCTCTCCACATCGTGTACGAGGACGGAGATATAGCGATCGTCAATAAGCCGGCCGGCATGATGGTGCACGCTGGCGCCGGCGCTACCGACGATGCCCGCAATCGCGGCACACTGGTCAATGCCCTCCTGCATCATTTTGGAACGCTGTCAGAAGTGGGTGGCGATCTGCGGCCAGGGATCGTGCACCGCCTCGACCGCGCTACCAGCGGGCTGATGGTGGTCGCCAAGAATGACGAGGCTCATCGCAAGCTGGCCAAGCAATTTTCCTCTCGCGAGGTTCACAAGACTTACCTCGCGCTCGTCCAGGGCTGGCCAAAGCAGGATCGCGGCACGATTCGCACGTCCATCAGCCGCGACTCCCAACGCCGGATTCGCATGACCGCGGGCCGTCCCGGTGGACGCGAAGCGGTGACGCATTATGTCGTGCAGCGCAAACTAAGTACGGTGTATGGCAAGTTCGCGCTGCTTCAACTCAAGATTGAAACCGGACGCACCCATCAGATCCGCGTGCACCTGTCGTCGATTCATCATCCAGTGGTCGGCGATACGCTCTACGGCGCGGCGGGTGAGATGAAAAGCGAATCCGGTAAGGTTCGGGCTGCGGGACAATCGCGCAGCGTGTCCCTCGATCGAAATTTCCTGCATTCTGCGGAGCTGGAATTGAAGCATCCAAAAACGGGAGAGACGATGCACTTCTCGTCCGTGCTTCCGCCGGAACTCGAAGCCCTGCTGGTGAGTTTGGGACAAGAGACATAA
- a CDS encoding VWA domain-containing protein produces the protein MVLALAGSLTAQTTDTPPAPADDQPTVTFKSNVEVVQLFFNVKDKHGALIPSLTKDSFDIFEDGKPQTIKYFKAESDLPLTLGILIDASGSQRRVLEIEQEVGGSFLENTLHDRDMAAVFSFDVDVNLLQDFTSSVSRLKKALNSVKINSGTGACANLPGLGGGPIPCPSTGPRGTVLYDAVYVASHDAFSQEVGRKAMILLTDGEDQGSRLKIRDAIEAAHKSDTICYVLLIADRGISMGFGGGDMHKLTAETGGRVIEVGNKFDKLKQAFDQISQELRSQYNIGYTPTNNNRDGSFRKIEIKAKGGEYKIQARSGYYAMPRKEE, from the coding sequence ATGGTTCTCGCGCTCGCCGGTTCGCTAACCGCGCAGACGACCGATACGCCTCCCGCCCCAGCAGATGATCAGCCGACAGTCACTTTTAAGTCCAATGTCGAGGTGGTGCAGCTCTTCTTCAACGTCAAGGACAAGCACGGAGCCCTCATCCCGAGCCTCACCAAAGACAGTTTTGACATCTTTGAAGACGGTAAACCTCAGACGATCAAGTACTTCAAGGCGGAAAGCGATCTTCCCCTGACGCTCGGTATTCTGATCGACGCCAGCGGCAGCCAGCGCCGTGTTCTGGAAATTGAACAGGAAGTAGGCGGCTCTTTTCTGGAAAATACGCTGCACGATCGCGACATGGCTGCGGTTTTCAGTTTCGACGTGGACGTGAATCTGTTGCAGGACTTTACCAGTTCTGTGTCGCGACTCAAGAAAGCGCTGAACTCGGTCAAGATCAACTCCGGGACCGGTGCCTGCGCCAATCTGCCCGGCCTGGGCGGCGGCCCGATCCCGTGCCCTTCGACCGGTCCGCGCGGTACGGTGCTCTATGACGCTGTTTACGTGGCGTCGCACGACGCTTTCTCTCAGGAAGTCGGCCGGAAGGCAATGATCCTGCTCACCGACGGCGAAGACCAGGGTAGCCGTCTGAAGATCAGGGATGCCATCGAGGCGGCTCACAAATCGGACACGATCTGCTACGTGCTCTTGATCGCCGATCGGGGCATCAGCATGGGCTTTGGCGGCGGCGATATGCACAAACTGACCGCCGAGACGGGCGGCCGCGTGATCGAAGTCGGCAACAAATTCGACAAGCTGAAACAAGCTTTCGACCAGATTTCGCAGGAACTGCGCTCGCAATACAATATCGGCTACACGCCCACGAATAACAATCGGGACGGCTCGTTCCGAAAAATTGAAATTAAGGCCAAGGGCGGAGAGTACAAAATTCAAGCTCGCAGTGGCTACTACGCGATGCCCCGCAAAGAAGAATAG
- a CDS encoding DUF3052 family protein, giving the protein MPGYSGTPLPKKLGIKEGLRVRLIRMPPDVHAELQDALARCRIVKDLAGPLDFIHLFSKSRRELEREMLRAAKALAPAGMIWISWPKKSSGVATDLTEDVIRQTGLGIGLVDVKVCAVTEVWSGLKFVIPVKNRPKS; this is encoded by the coding sequence ATGCCGGGATATTCTGGAACTCCCTTACCAAAAAAGCTGGGTATCAAGGAAGGGTTGCGCGTCCGCCTGATTCGCATGCCGCCGGACGTGCACGCTGAACTTCAGGATGCTTTGGCGCGATGTCGCATTGTGAAGGATCTGGCTGGCCCGTTGGATTTCATCCACCTGTTTTCCAAGTCGCGTCGCGAGTTGGAGCGAGAGATGCTGCGAGCCGCCAAGGCGCTCGCACCCGCCGGAATGATTTGGATTTCGTGGCCGAAGAAATCTTCAGGAGTTGCTACTGATCTGACCGAAGATGTCATCCGGCAGACTGGACTCGGCATCGGCCTGGTCGACGTGAAGGTGTGCGCGGTCACCGAGGTGTGGTCGGGGCTGAAATTTGTAATTCCGGTGAAGAACCGGCCGAAGAGCTGA
- a CDS encoding VWA domain-containing protein: MPGANPSEAVAQFVVGVNEVRAIFTVTDKHGRYIKDLKQNDFRVLDDHKPAVRVNSFRSETDLPLQVGLVIDASNSIRDRFKFEQEAAIEFLNSIIRPRFDVAATIGFDSTPDVTQDFTDNTELLSRGVRSLKAGGGTAMYDALYATCRDHLMKQPQTGPVRRAIILLSDGDDNSSHVTREESIEMAQRAEVIVYTISTNITGSKTKSDKVLERIAEATGGRAFFPFQIRDVSDAFASIQDELRSQYAMTYRPADFVADGHFRTIEILAQQKAFHVRTRKGYYAPKR; the protein is encoded by the coding sequence ATGCCGGGAGCAAATCCCAGCGAAGCCGTGGCTCAGTTCGTCGTGGGCGTGAACGAAGTGCGCGCCATTTTTACTGTCACCGACAAGCACGGCCGTTACATCAAGGATTTGAAGCAGAACGATTTCCGCGTGCTGGACGATCACAAGCCCGCCGTTCGGGTCAATAGTTTTCGCAGTGAGACCGACCTTCCTCTGCAAGTCGGACTGGTCATCGACGCCAGCAATTCTATTCGCGACCGCTTCAAGTTCGAGCAGGAAGCCGCGATTGAGTTTCTAAACTCCATCATTCGTCCGCGTTTTGACGTGGCCGCCACCATCGGCTTCGACTCGACTCCCGATGTGACGCAGGATTTCACCGACAATACCGAATTGCTTTCGAGAGGTGTGCGCTCCTTGAAAGCGGGCGGTGGCACCGCGATGTACGACGCTCTGTACGCCACTTGCCGCGACCACCTCATGAAGCAACCGCAGACTGGCCCGGTGCGGCGTGCGATCATCCTGCTCAGCGATGGCGACGACAATTCGAGCCACGTGACCCGCGAGGAATCGATCGAAATGGCGCAACGCGCGGAAGTGATCGTGTACACGATCAGCACCAACATCACAGGCTCGAAGACGAAATCCGATAAAGTTCTGGAGCGCATTGCGGAAGCCACCGGCGGCCGCGCGTTTTTTCCATTTCAAATTCGAGACGTGTCGGACGCGTTCGCCTCCATCCAGGATGAGCTACGCAGCCAGTACGCGATGACCTACCGGCCTGCAGACTTTGTCGCCGACGGGCATTTCCGCACCATCGAGATTCTCGCGCAACAAAAGGCGTTTCACGTTCGCACCCGCAAGGGGTATTACGCGCCGAAACGTTAG